A stretch of DNA from Anaerobacillus isosaccharinicus:
AATGTTATTGGTGATATCTCCTTATCTATATCAATGGAGGTACTCGATCATGCTGTGGGTTGAAAAAACCTTAGACGCTCGTCGTCATTAGTGTGGTGTGAGGTTGGGTTAAATGCCCGCATTTATTTAAAAAGTTTTAAGTATGCTGTTTAAATTTAAACCGCATACTTAAGGCTTTTTTATAAAAATAATACAAAGGAGTTGGTAATCTTTGAAAATTTTATATTAAATGTTCGGCTAAAATAGATTAAACAAGAAGAACAGAGAAGTGAAAAAAAATTGGTTCAAATAATAGATTACAGAAAGGTGGGACTTTATGACGTACAGACAGAGACTGTCATTATTCATTGCTATTGACTCAAGCATTGTGTTAACTGCAATTTTTATTAGCAGCTTATTAGTAAGTGCTGATTTAAACATTCTGACATTCCCAATTATCATGTGTTCAATAGTTATCTTATCGAGTCATCATTTCTTTGCGGTCGTTTTAAAACTCTATAAAAAAGTTTGGGAGTACGCTAGTATAGCAGAATTATTGATTATTTTTAAAGTAGTAACGTTTTCAATCATAATTGCTGCGATTGTGCAGCAATTCATCCTCCATGACAACTTATTTCGAATACTAGTAATAACATGGATGCTTCATATTTTACTAATCGGAAGTTCACGTTTTTTTTGGAGAATGTATCGGGATCGTAAAGTGAACTCAGTTGATCATAAAAAAAGAACATTAATAATTGGTGCTGGTTCTGCTGGAACAATGGTAGCAAGACAGTTATTAAAAAGTAATGAAGGTAAATTATTACCAGTCGCTTTTATTGATGATGAATTTAAAAAACATCACTTGGATATTCTGGGAATTCCTGTTGTTGGAGGAATTGGTTATATAGAGACAGCGGTTGAAAAACTAAACATTGATTATATTATCATTGCAATTCCTTCACTTAGTAAAAAAAGATTGAATATTATATTTGAAGCGTGTTCGAAAACAAAAACGAAAACGCAAATATTACCAATGTTAGAGGATCTGGTAACTGGTAAGGTCTCGGTAACACAATTTCGTGATGTTCAAGTTGAAGACCTTCTTGGTAGAGAAACGGTTCAACTTAATATTGATAAAATACTAGGGTTTCTAACTAATAAAGTTGTCTTAGTGACAGGAGCTGGCGGTTCGATTGGATCAGAAATTTGTCGTCAGGTATCAACTTTTAGCCCTTACAAGATCATTCTATTAGGGCATGGTGAAAACAGTATCTATTCTATTGAGCTGGAGTTAAAAGAAAAATACGGTCATACAGATATAGAATTTATAACAGAAATTGCTGATATTCAAGACGCAAACAGAATGACTGCTGTTATGAAGAAACATCGACCTACTGTAGTTTATCATGCGGCTGCTCATAAGCATGTTCCTCTAATGGAACGCAACCCAGAAGAAGCTGTTAAAAACAATTTAATAGGCACGAAAAATGTAGCAATGGCAGCAAGTCTGGCAGGGGTTGAAACGTTTGTCATGATTTCGTCTGATAAAGCTGTTAATCCAACAAGTGTCATGGGCGCAACGAAAAGACTATCAGAAATGCTTATTCAAAATCTAGATAAAACTAGTAATACAAAGTTCGTTGCAGTTCGATTTGGAAATGTACTAGGGAGTAGAGGAAGTGTTATCCCTTTATTCAAAAAACAAATTGAAAAAGGTGGCCCAGTTACGATAACACATCCTGAGATGGTTCGTTACTTTATGACCATTCCAGAAGCTTCACGACTAGTTATCCAAGCTGGATCGCTAGCAAAGGGTGGAGAGATATTTGTATTAGATATGGGTGAACCAGTTAAGATCGTAGACTTAGCAAGAAAGTTAATCGTTTTATCCGGTCATTCACTAGAGGATATTGAGATAGAATTTACTGGAATGAGACCAGGTGAGAAATTATATGAAGAATTATTAAAAGCTGAAGAAGTTCAGGAACAACAAATTTATCCAAAGATTTATATTGGTAAAACAGTTAACCTTTATATGAAAGAAATAGAAGATATCATGAATAAATATTCAAGTTTAGATAAAGAATCGCTAACGGAAACATTGTTAAATCTAGCAAATAACAATTTTCCAATTAAGCCATTACTAACAATTCCTAGTTAAAGGAGTCGATTAATTTGAAAGTTAGAAAAGCAATAATTCCAGCTGCGGGATTAGGAACAAGATTTTTGCCTGCAACAAAAGCGATGCCAAAAGAGATGCTGCCAATCGTCGATAAACCAACCATTCAATATATCGTTGAAGAAGCTATAGAATCTGGCATTGAAGATATTATTATCGTAACAGGTAAAGGTAAAAGGGCGATTGAAGATCATTTTGATCATTCATTTGAGCTAGAACAGAATTTATTAGAAAAAGGGAAACTAGAGCTGCTGAATGAAGTACAAAAGTCTACAAAGCTCGTAGACATTCATTATATCCGCCAAAAAGAACCAAAAGGGTTAGGTCATGCGATTTGGTGTGCGCGTAAATTTATAGGGAATGAGCCATTTGCTGTTCTTTTGGGTGATGATATAGTCAAAGCAGAAAAACCTTGTCTTCAACAATTGATGGAACAATATGAACGTTATAATGCATCAATCATAGGCGTGCAACATGTGTTAGATGAAGAAGTTTCTCGCTATGGAATTATTGACGGTAAACAAATAGGAGAAAGATTATATAACGTTATTAATCTAGTAGAAAAGCCAAAGCAGGAAGAAGCTCCCTCAACAATGGCTATACTTGGTCGCTACATTCTCAGTCCTAAAATTTTTGAGATATTGAACAATCAGGTTCCTGGAGCTGGGGGAGAAATTCAGTTAACGGATGCAATCTCGGGCTTAAATCATTTTGAAGCTGTTTATGCTTATGATTTTGAAGGTGTCAGGTATGATGTAGGCGAAAAAATGGGATTTATAAAAACAACGATTGAATTTGCACTACAGCGCGAAGATCTAAAATATAGTTTACTAGAATACCTTTCAAAAATTACGGAAAAAGAAGGATATAAAATTTAAGTGGATTAGAAAATAACGCTCATTATGGGGTGGACAAATGAAAAGATTATTTGATTTTGTAATCTCTGTTTGTTTATTAGTTGTTCTGTTTCCTGTTTTTATTATTGTTGCATTGTTAGTGAGGATGAAACTAGGAACACCAATTATATATAAGCAACAACGCCCAGGCTTATATAATAAGCCTTTTTTTCTTTATAAATTTCGTAGTATGTCAAATGAATTAGATATTAAAGGATTTTTATTATCTGATGAAAAAAGATTGACAACATTTGGGATGGCACTTAGAAAATATAGTCTAGATGAATTGCCACAGCTAATCAATGTGATAAAAGGTGATATTAGTCTAGTTGGACCAAGACCATTACTAATGAGGTATCTTCCGTTATATTCTAAAGAACATTTAAGAAGGCATAACGTTAGACCAGGAATTACTGGTTGGGCACAAGTGAATGGTAGAAACTCTATTTCGTGGGAAGAGAAATTCAACTTAGATGTTTGGTATGTAGATAATTATAGTATACTTCTCGATCTGAAAATTTTACTTTTGACTGTTCATAAAGTGTTTAAATCTGATGGAATTAATCAGGAAGGCCATGCAACTGTCGAGGATTTTGAAGGTTATCAAAAAGAAAAATCTAAAGCTTTGAATTGAATTAAAATTGTTTCATAATTTTAAAAAATCTAGTTTAAAAGAAGGTGAAATTTCTTTATGAATAATGACAAGATCTTTTTATCTCCACCACATATGAGCGGAAATGAAATGGATTATATCCAAGAAGCCTTTGAAACGAATTGGATTGCTCCTGTTGGTCCAAATATTGATGCCTTTGAAAAAGAAATGGCAAACTATATAGAAGCTAATGATGCTGTTGCAGTAAGTTCTGGTACTGCTGCCATTCATTTAGCTCTTTCTTTATTAAATGTAGGAAAAGGGGATCGGGTTTTTTGTTCTAGTTTAACATTTGTCGCAAGTGCAAACCCAATCTTGTATCAAGGAGGAGAACCTGTATTTATCGACTCTGAGCCTGAATCATGGAATATGTCACCCGAAGCGTTAGAAAGAGCTTTACATGAAGCTTTTTTAGAAAAAAAACTTCCAAAAGCCATTATTGTTGTTCACTTATATGGGCAAAGTGCAAAAATGGATGAAATCATGGCTTTAGCTAATCATTATAACGTTCCTATAATTGAAGATGCTGCTGAATCCCTTGGCTCAACATATAAAGGAAAAGCAAGTGGTGTCCTTGGTGAACTTGGGATTTATTCATTCAATGGTAATAAAATAATAACTACATCAGGTGGGGGAATGCTAGTTTGTCAAAATAGTGATTTGGCAAAGAAAGCTAGATTTTTAGCAACTCAAGCTAGGGATGAAGCACTTCACTACCAACATAGCAAACTAGGATTTAATTATCGCATGAGTAACGTCTTAGCTGGCATTGGAAGAGCACAATTAGAAGTGTTAGAAGATAGAGTCGCAATAAGACGGACAGTCTTTCAAAGGTATCACCAGGAACTACACCAGTTACCTGGTGTTTTTTTTATGGAAGAATTACAGCACACGCGTTCAAACCGGTGGTTAACAACACTTACGATTGATAAAGAAGTAACTGGGGTATCGACAAATTCAATTTTGAAATCACTTTCAGATGCAAATATTGAAGCCCGACCTGTATGGAAGCCACTCCATTTACAGCCGTTGTTCAAAGGAACAAAGTTTTATTTACACCGAGAAGATCAGTGTGTGTCTGAAAGGTTATTTAATACAGGGATATGCTTACCTTCGGGATCTAGTTTGAAAGAGGTGGAACAGATGATGGTTATTGATTGTTTAAGAAATGCGATGAATTGCTAAATTTTTCAAGGGAAGGTGTCGGTTACAAGTGGGTTCAGCACTTGATTTAACCTATAGTAACAGAAGAAATAGTGTTTTTTTAAGTATGTTAATATTTTTTATGGCGATATTTCTAAATCAATCAGATGTTCTTTTTGGTGTAAATATTTCATTTGCTGATTTTTTTTGCGTGATAATTTTAATGGTATTAGCATTTAGTCATTGTTTAATTATACCGATTATTCCTATTGTATTTTTCCTAGTGGTTTCTATGAGCGTCCTGTTAACTGCAGTATTTTATGTTCCGTTTCATTTCGAACTATATCTAGATCCAATAAAAATTATTAGTGATTATATTAAATTATGTGCCACTATTCTTTATTTCTTCATTGGCTATAATCTTGCAAATTTAAACTTAATAACTAAAACAATCAAATGGTATTCAATTTTTGGTATTCTAATTGGTCTGTTAGGAGTTACATTAACAGTGTTAAATCTAAAGATATTTTCACAAGTTTTGTTTTATGCAGATACTAGGTATAAAGGTCTTATGATTGACCCAAATTATTTTTCAGTCATACTAATTACCTCATCAGTTTATTTAACAAGGCTCAAAGAAATGAAGGTGAAATGGAAATTAGTAATTTTTATCATAACATTTTTATCAGTTTTAGCTGCAGGATCTAAAACAGGGTTAATCACTCTCTTCTGTTATTTATTGATTAGGACTTTTGAGTATGTGTTTTCGAAAAAGAAAAACATCAAAATGTTAGTAATTCAACTAGTGTTGATTGTAATGACAATTATAATCACTACAATGGCATTCAACTTTTTTCAGCAGTTCATTAGTGACCTAGCAACCAGTAGACCTTCATTTGCTAGAGTTTATCTTTTATTTGCAGACTTTAACGGTGCTGTTTCGGGTAATGGTTCAGAAAGAGATAGAACTTGGTACGTTGCATTACAAATCATTAAATTATCTCCACTCTTTGGTATAGGTATTGGAACCTATACTTCAATTGCATCATCGATGTTTAATTATAATAATGTTGCTCATAATACGTTTTTACAGATTACTGCTGAATGGGGGCTTCCTTTAGCAGTTTTCTTTTTATCTTATCTCTTTTATACACTTGGAAAGGCAACATTCTCTAAATCAATTAATACCGAAACTAATCTAATACTAAGAGACATAATCATCATTGTTTTATTTGGTTCTATGGCCATTACGTTGAGTAATGCGCGCATACTTTGGTTTTTCCTAGGAGCAATTGTGTATTCACTAGATAGGAATAAAATTAATTCCACCAATAAATAACATTAATAAATTGGAGATGACATGAAAAAGACTGTAATCATCTTAATGATATTAACAATCATTTCAAAAATTTTAGGGTTTATGAGGGATGTTACTTTATCATTTTTTTATGGAGCATCGAATATTAGTGATGTGTTCTTAATTGCTTTAACAATCCCAACTATATTTTTCGCAATCATAGGGCAAGGAATTGTTACTGGTTATATACCTATGTGTAGCCTCATTAAAAATAAAGATGGCTATGAAAAGGCAACTAGATATACAAACAATACTATAAATATTGTTATGGTGACATGTACAATTTTAATTATAATCGGATTATTGTTTACAGAGGCAATTGTTAAAATTATTGCCTCTGGATTTGAAGGTAGTGTCTTAGAATTAGCGGTAGTCTTTACAAGAATTACTATGGTAGGTATTTACTTCACTGCATTAATTTATATTTTTTCTTCTTATCTTCAAATTAAAGGCTTATTTTATGTGCAGGGAATTATGGGGCTTCCATTAAACATTTTTTTTATAGCAGCAATAATAATTAGTGCAAAAACGAATGTATATATTTTAGCTATGGGCAGTTTATTCGCTATTGCATCTCAGTTAATATTAATCGTTATTTATGCATATAAAAAAAATTATCGATATCAATTAATCTTAGATTTTAAGGATGAAAATATAAGAAAAATGGTTTTGTTAGCTCTTCCGGCAATAATGGGTGCTTCGATTACACAGATTAATGTAATGCTCGATCGCACGATAGCATCACGGATATCTGAGGGAGGTATTTCTGCTTTAAACTATGCGAGCACATTAAGTAGCTTTATCTTAGGGATATTCGTTTTATCTATTTCTACTGTTATTTTTCCAAAAATTTCTAAAATGGCAGTAGAAAAAAACTTAGAAGGAATAAAAAAATCGACTTCTGACGCAATTAATGTTATTACCTTGCTAGTCATTCCAGCTACGATTGGGTATATCATTTATGCTGGGCCCATTGTAAAGTTATTGTTTGGGAGAGGAGCATTTGATGAGAGTGCGGTATTAATGACATCTTATGCCTTAATATTCTATTCAATAGGTATTATTGGTTTTGGAATCAGAGAGGTATTGTCTAAAACATTTTATTCTCTTCAAGATGTTAAGACACCAATGCTCAATGCTGGGATAGCAATGATATTAAATATCGTTTTAAACATTATCTTATCAAAATTTTTAGGAATTGGTGGTTTGGCCCTTGCAACAAGTATATCAGCGATTTTTTGCACAATTCTCTTAATGTTTAGCCTGCGGAAGAAGATAGGTAGTTTTGGGATGAAAGGCATTACCAAATCATTTGTTAAAATACTCATGGCTTCAATAATTATGGGGATTATCAGTAAGCTTCTCTATATCTACTTCATTACTACAATAGGGTTAACGATATCGCTACTACTTTCAATTTGTATAGCAATCATTGTGTACGTGTTGATTATTTCCTTCATGAAGATCGATGTCGTAGATTTATTTATAGATGAACTTAAGAACAAGCTAAAAATACTAAAGGAAACGAATATTCCTCAAAGTAGTAAAGTAAGGAAAAAGGCATAGTGGTTTATATCTAGTTAGGGTAGCAAGAACTGGACGATAAAAAGTTAAATGGCTATTTGTGATAGAGGATTGTTTTGACTTGACTTATAAAGGGGAGAATCATTTTGGATGAGTGCAAAGTTGGCATGGAAGAAATTATGAGCAATTTGGAGATATTAAAATCGGTTATTCCTAAAAAAGCAAAAGTTATTTATCTTGAATACCCCATTTTTGCAAATGTTGGAGATTTACTAATTATGAAAGGAACAGAAGAGTTTTTCAAAATACATGAATTACAAGTTATTGGTCGTTACACGAAAAATAACTTCAATTATACAAAAGAGATCCCAGAGGATTGCATCATTCTTTGTCATGGTGGTGGTAACTTTGGCGATTTATATAGTGTGCATCAGCTAAATCGAGAAAAAATTATCGAAAGCTACCCAGATCATAAAATTGTCGTTTTGCCACAAACTATTTACTTTGAAAACAATGAACATTTAAATAGAGCTAAACAAATTTTTAATCAACATAACAATTTACACGTATTTACGAGGGATAAACGTTCCTATGAATTTGCAAAAGAATACTTTACTGTGAATATCTATTTATCACCTGATATGGCTCATTTTCTTTGGCCTTTGTCTTATTCCTCTGAAATTAAAAATAATGTATTATATTTTCTACGAACTGACCAGGAAGCAAATAATGGGTTACAAAGAATGCAATTTTGTGAAAAAAGTTTAGATTGGGGAAGTATGTTAACTCTAACAGAAAAAGCTCTTATAAAAATAATTGCAGCTTTCGGTAAACTAGATAAATTATTAAATAATGTGTTACCTATAGCAGCTATATGGAAGAAATACAGCGATTATTTAATTAGTAAAAGTTTCAAGGTCTTTAGTGAACATGAGAAGATTGTAACCTCTAGATTACATGGGCATATCATGGCATGTTTGTTAAATAAGGAAAATCTTTTACTTGATAACTCTTACGGAAAAAACTCTGAATATTTTAAAGCATGGACCTATAGAGTCACGAATAGTGATTTAATACAAATTGATGATCAACAAGAAAAACTGGAATCATCCCAGTAATTTTAATAACTTCGAGTAGGGTTACGATTATTCGTAACCTTTTTTCTAGTAACTTTACAAACGTTTATTTAATTTGTTAAAGAAAAAAATCTTACAAGGAGGATAAAAATGGAAGAAATCAGTTTAAAACAATTGATAAATGTCTTAAAACGGCGCTTATTCTTAATGACACTTATAACTTTGACATTTTTAGCTTCAGGATGGCTATTTACCAAGTATGTGATCACACCAACATATGAAACTTCTACTCAACTAATCGTCACACCTTCACAAAAGCAAGGAGACGCATATACTTCAAGAGAGCAATTAATAAACACCTACAATGTCATTATTACTTCACCTAGAATTTTACAACAAGTAATTAATGAGCTTTCGTTAGAACGAACTCATAGTTCGTTACGTGAGAGTGTAAGTGTTAAAAGTGAGGGACAATCTCAGGTTGTAACGATTAGAGTAAAAGATCGCAATCCAGAATTAACCATGCAAATTGCTGATCGAATTGCCCTTGTTTTTCAAAGAGAGGTTATTGAGATTATGAATTTCAATAATTTGTCGGTATTAACACCAGCCGAACTACCAACTGCTCCAGTCAGTCCTAATTTAATGCTAAATATGATTATATCTCTTGTTGTAGGAGGGATGCTAGCTGTCGGAATTAGCTTGTTACTAGAGTTATTTCATAATACGTTTCGGTCTGAAGATGAAATAGAAAAAGCACTTAAACTACCTGTTCTTGGAACTATTATGAATATTGAAATAAAGAAAATAGATATGAAATCACAACAAGTAAAAGCAATATCACGCCAAATTGAATCTTTGGATGGAGGAGAACCTGTTGGAACATAAACGTATCGAGAAAGCACAATTGAAAGAAGTAAAAAGAAGCTTAATTAGCCACTTCTTACCTAAATCTCAAGTGTCTGAGCAATATCGTAGAATTCGTTCAGCCATCCAGTTTGCAAGTTCAAAAAAGGAACAATCCCGCATTATCGCAATAACCTCTGCTACATCAAAAGAGGGTAAATCTACGACAGCTGCAAATCTGGCTGTCGTTTTTGCTCAGCAGCAGTATAAAGTATTACTCATCGACGCTGATATGAGAAAGCCAACATGTCACTATCAATTTAATGTAAATAATGAATTGGGACTAACAAATGTGTTGCTTGGTAATAACGACATATCGGGAGCAATTATTGTTACAACTATTCCTAATCTACACCTGTTATCATGTGGGCCTATTCCTCATAACCCAGCAGAGTTGTTAGGGATGAAAAGAATGGATTGGTTTTTGAAGGAAGTCCGCATGAGATATGACTATATTTTCATTGATACTCCACCAGTTCTTGATGTGACCGATTCGCAAATTATTGCTGAGAAGAGTGACGGTGTTGTTTTTGTAGCAAGTTCTAAAACGAAAATAGATAGTGCTAAAAAAGCTAAAAATCTAATCGTGAAGGCAAGAGGTAATCTTTTAGGTGTTGTATTAAACCGTAGTTAGGCAAAGTTAGACGAGACATAGGAAGGATTTTAATCGATTAAAAAGGTGTTAAATTTGCAAAGGAGACTAAAAATGAAAATTTTATATGTTACAACGATATCCAATACTATTAATGCGTTCTTGATCCCCCATATAAAATTCTTAGTTGAACAGGGAAATGAAGTTGGAGTTGCTTGTAATATCGTCGTAGATTTGAACCCTGAATTAAAAAAGCTTGGATGTAAAATTCATGATGTGAAATTTCAAAGAAACCCATTAAAACAGGAAAATCTAACTGCTTATAGAAAAATAAAAAAAGTTGTTAAAGAGGATGGGTATGAACTAATTCATGTTCATACTCCAGTAGCATCATTATTGACTCGATTAGCTTGTAGAAGTATTGATAAGGTAAAAGTGCTGTACACTGCACATGGTTTCCACTTTTTTAAAGGAGCCCCCAAAAAAAATTGGATTTTCTATCATACCTTAGAAAAAATTGCAGCAAGGTGGACCGACGGACTAATTACAATGAATGAAGAAGATTATTATGCAGCTAAAAAATTTAATTTAAGAAAAAAAGGCACAGTTTTCAAAGTTAATGGAGTAGGTTTAGATTTTGATAGATTTGTTCCTCAAACAGCTGAAAAGAAAAAGCTGCTACGAAAAGAGTATGGTTATCAAGATGATGAGCTTTTATTAATTTACGTTGGCGAGCTGAGTTATCGAAAGCATCAAGATCATTTAATAGAAGCAATGGGTAAACTTAAAGGTAGACTTAACAATGTTAAGCTTTTACTTGTCGGAGACGGTGATCTATTAGATGAATATACTGACATGATCCGAAATTTTGATTTAGAAAAAGAAGTTGAGTTATTAGGTTACCGTAAAGACGTCCATAACCTTATGTCTCTTTCTGATATTGCCGTTTCATCGTCAAGACAAGAAGGGCTTCCAGTTAACGTTATGGAGGCGATGGCGACAGGATTACCACTTGTCGTTACCAATTGTAGAGGGAATCGTGACTTAGTGACTGATGGTGTAAATGGTTTTGTTGTTGGAGTTGATCATCCCGCAGCTACTGCTAACGCAATTTTTAAGTTAGCACATTCTGAAGAATTAAGAAATCAATTTTCTATTAAAAATAGGGAATTGATTCAAAACTATTCACTAAATCATGTAATCGGTGAAATGAAGGAGATATATCAGTTTCAATCTAGCAAACACGATAATTTTTCAAGCATGTTAGTCAACACGAACATATAAAAATGAACTCAAACTAGTTTCCAGTGAGTTCATTTTTTTATTAACTTTTTAAAGGAGAAATGAAAATGGATTCTAATCTACGAACAGCATATATCTTACAAGTTCATAAAAATCCAGATCAGATAAATAAATTTATTAATCAACTTATTTCAGACGAACAAGCAGATGTTTATGTTCATATTGACCGCAAAAGTTTTAACCAATTGAAAGGAAAGATAGTAGATAGTCCTCGGGTGAAAATATTAACCCAGAGTATAAGCTGTGATTGGGGAGATATCAGTCAGGTGGATACAACACTTCTCTTATTAAGAGAAGTAATAGCATCAAAAATCGAATATGATTTTGTTTGCTTACGAAGTGGGCAAGATTTATTAATTAAAGATGGGTTTAAGGACTATTTAATGGAGAATAAGGATAAAATTTTCATTACGTTAAGAGATGTTAGTTGGAAGAACTTAGGGTTAATGGAAATGAACTGGTCAAAAATGACTCGAAAAAGATATACGACAGCTCATCCAATTAGGATCTATCGAAGAATAATGCAAACTTTATATCGAAGCGGTATAAATATTTCCCCAAATACAAAGCCATGGCCAAAAGATTACTCATTTTATGTAGGTTCACAATGGTTTACCATTCCATTTGATGTCGCCAGTTACATCATGAAATTCTTGGATGAAAATGAATGGTATCGGGACTATTTCGAGAATACGATGTGTCCGGATGAGTGGTTTTTTCAAACTCTGATAATGAATTCACATTATAAAGAAAATGTCGTAAATAATAATCTCTTTTATTTCAATTGGGGAGCAACTTTTAGCGATCGAAACTCTCCTTTGGACTTAACGATGGAAGATATGAGTGCAATGGAGGAATCAGGTCAGTATTTTGCAAGGAAATTTGATGAGAAGGTTAACCCAGACATTATTAATTACTTTGCTAATAAGACTACGTTTGCACGAAGAAAGAGTGCTAGAAAAGAAGAAGTTAATGCTTCATTCTAAAATAAGAAGTACTTTGGAGGAGAGAATACGATGGGAAATATGATTGAAGAGAACGCAGCTAGACAGATCTTCAATTATTCTACAATTAAAAAATTAGATGAGGAGAATGGCTCCTCATTCTACTTATTAAATATAGATCAATTGAGAACTAATTTTAAGAAGATTGAAAAGGCATTTAAAAGTCGATATGAAAATTTTATCATTGGCTACTCTTATAAAACGAATTATGTGCCATATTTGTGTAAAGAACTATCAAAATTTGGAGCGTATGCTGAAGTAGTTTCTCGCCTAGAATATGATTTAGCCTTAAAAATAGGTCAGGAATCTAACAAAATCATCTTAAATGGTCCATTAAAAACGAGTGAGGACATAGAGAAGGCGTTAAACAACGAAAGTATCATCAATCTAGACTCGATGTATGAAATTGAATTTGTAAGAGAATATAGTCAACAGCACCCAAATAAGGAGATTAAGGTT
This window harbors:
- the murJ gene encoding murein biosynthesis integral membrane protein MurJ translates to MKKTVIILMILTIISKILGFMRDVTLSFFYGASNISDVFLIALTIPTIFFAIIGQGIVTGYIPMCSLIKNKDGYEKATRYTNNTINIVMVTCTILIIIGLLFTEAIVKIIASGFEGSVLELAVVFTRITMVGIYFTALIYIFSSYLQIKGLFYVQGIMGLPLNIFFIAAIIISAKTNVYILAMGSLFAIASQLILIVIYAYKKNYRYQLILDFKDENIRKMVLLALPAIMGASITQINVMLDRTIASRISEGGISALNYASTLSSFILGIFVLSISTVIFPKISKMAVEKNLEGIKKSTSDAINVITLLVIPATIGYIIYAGPIVKLLFGRGAFDESAVLMTSYALIFYSIGIIGFGIREVLSKTFYSLQDVKTPMLNAGIAMILNIVLNIILSKFLGIGGLALATSISAIFCTILLMFSLRKKIGSFGMKGITKSFVKILMASIIMGIISKLLYIYFITTIGLTISLLLSICIAIIVYVLIISFMKIDVVDLFIDELKNKLKILKETNIPQSSKVRKKA
- the galU gene encoding UTP--glucose-1-phosphate uridylyltransferase GalU, which encodes MKVRKAIIPAAGLGTRFLPATKAMPKEMLPIVDKPTIQYIVEEAIESGIEDIIIVTGKGKRAIEDHFDHSFELEQNLLEKGKLELLNEVQKSTKLVDIHYIRQKEPKGLGHAIWCARKFIGNEPFAVLLGDDIVKAEKPCLQQLMEQYERYNASIIGVQHVLDEEVSRYGIIDGKQIGERLYNVINLVEKPKQEEAPSTMAILGRYILSPKIFEILNNQVPGAGGEIQLTDAISGLNHFEAVYAYDFEGVRYDVGEKMGFIKTTIEFALQREDLKYSLLEYLSKITEKEGYKI
- a CDS encoding O-antigen ligase family protein; translation: MAIFLNQSDVLFGVNISFADFFCVIILMVLAFSHCLIIPIIPIVFFLVVSMSVLLTAVFYVPFHFELYLDPIKIISDYIKLCATILYFFIGYNLANLNLITKTIKWYSIFGILIGLLGVTLTVLNLKIFSQVLFYADTRYKGLMIDPNYFSVILITSSVYLTRLKEMKVKWKLVIFIITFLSVLAAGSKTGLITLFCYLLIRTFEYVFSKKKNIKMLVIQLVLIVMTIIITTMAFNFFQQFISDLATSRPSFARVYLLFADFNGAVSGNGSERDRTWYVALQIIKLSPLFGIGIGTYTSIASSMFNYNNVAHNTFLQITAEWGLPLAVFFLSYLFYTLGKATFSKSINTETNLILRDIIIIVLFGSMAITLSNARILWFFLGAIVYSLDRNKINSTNK
- a CDS encoding polysaccharide biosynthesis protein, with amino-acid sequence MTYRQRLSLFIAIDSSIVLTAIFISSLLVSADLNILTFPIIMCSIVILSSHHFFAVVLKLYKKVWEYASIAELLIIFKVVTFSIIIAAIVQQFILHDNLFRILVITWMLHILLIGSSRFFWRMYRDRKVNSVDHKKRTLIIGAGSAGTMVARQLLKSNEGKLLPVAFIDDEFKKHHLDILGIPVVGGIGYIETAVEKLNIDYIIIAIPSLSKKRLNIIFEACSKTKTKTQILPMLEDLVTGKVSVTQFRDVQVEDLLGRETVQLNIDKILGFLTNKVVLVTGAGGSIGSEICRQVSTFSPYKIILLGHGENSIYSIELELKEKYGHTDIEFITEIADIQDANRMTAVMKKHRPTVVYHAAAHKHVPLMERNPEEAVKNNLIGTKNVAMAASLAGVETFVMISSDKAVNPTSVMGATKRLSEMLIQNLDKTSNTKFVAVRFGNVLGSRGSVIPLFKKQIEKGGPVTITHPEMVRYFMTIPEASRLVIQAGSLAKGGEIFVLDMGEPVKIVDLARKLIVLSGHSLEDIEIEFTGMRPGEKLYEELLKAEEVQEQQIYPKIYIGKTVNLYMKEIEDIMNKYSSLDKESLTETLLNLANNNFPIKPLLTIPS
- a CDS encoding sugar transferase, with product MKRLFDFVISVCLLVVLFPVFIIVALLVRMKLGTPIIYKQQRPGLYNKPFFLYKFRSMSNELDIKGFLLSDEKRLTTFGMALRKYSLDELPQLINVIKGDISLVGPRPLLMRYLPLYSKEHLRRHNVRPGITGWAQVNGRNSISWEEKFNLDVWYVDNYSILLDLKILLLTVHKVFKSDGINQEGHATVEDFEGYQKEKSKALN
- a CDS encoding DegT/DnrJ/EryC1/StrS family aminotransferase, producing MNNDKIFLSPPHMSGNEMDYIQEAFETNWIAPVGPNIDAFEKEMANYIEANDAVAVSSGTAAIHLALSLLNVGKGDRVFCSSLTFVASANPILYQGGEPVFIDSEPESWNMSPEALERALHEAFLEKKLPKAIIVVHLYGQSAKMDEIMALANHYNVPIIEDAAESLGSTYKGKASGVLGELGIYSFNGNKIITTSGGGMLVCQNSDLAKKARFLATQARDEALHYQHSKLGFNYRMSNVLAGIGRAQLEVLEDRVAIRRTVFQRYHQELHQLPGVFFMEELQHTRSNRWLTTLTIDKEVTGVSTNSILKSLSDANIEARPVWKPLHLQPLFKGTKFYLHREDQCVSERLFNTGICLPSGSSLKEVEQMMVIDCLRNAMNC